Proteins encoded within one genomic window of Chitinophaga parva:
- a CDS encoding NADH-quinone oxidoreductase subunit B, whose amino-acid sequence MARPVQYNTKIKTVEAPEGYSGEGFFATSFDKVIGMARANSIWPLPFATSCCGIEFMATMSAHYDLGRFGAERLGFTPRQCDLLMVMGTISKKMGPVLRQVYLQMAEPRWVIAVGACASSGGIFDTYSVLQGIDQVIPVDVYVPGCPPRPEAILDGFMRIQQLVGQESLRRRHSDQYKALMNSYGIE is encoded by the coding sequence ATGGCTCGTCCGGTTCAATATAATACGAAGATCAAAACGGTGGAAGCGCCGGAGGGATACTCCGGTGAAGGCTTTTTTGCCACTTCCTTTGACAAGGTGATCGGCATGGCCCGCGCTAACTCTATCTGGCCGCTGCCTTTTGCCACCTCCTGCTGTGGGATCGAATTTATGGCCACCATGTCTGCCCACTATGACCTGGGCCGCTTTGGTGCAGAACGTTTGGGCTTTACCCCCCGCCAGTGCGACCTCTTGATGGTGATGGGGACGATCTCTAAAAAAATGGGCCCCGTATTGCGCCAGGTATACCTGCAGATGGCGGAGCCCCGCTGGGTGATTGCCGTAGGTGCCTGTGCCAGCAGCGGTGGTATTTTCGATACTTACTCCGTGCTCCAGGGCATAGACCAGGTGATACCGGTAGACGTGTATGTGCCCGGCTGTCCGCCCCGCCCGGAAGCCATCCTGGACGGTTTTATGCGCATTCAGCAGCTGGTAGGGCAGGAAAGCCTGCGCCGCCGCCACTCCGACCAGTACAAGGCGCTGATGAACTCATACGGCATTGAATAA
- a CDS encoding NADH-quinone oxidoreductase subunit A, with product MSSALLAATNTPFSYFPIVLQLGAAVGFVALTMLATHFLGPKRKTSDKLINFESGIEQKGNARQPVAIKYFLTAILFVLFDVEVIFFYPYAVNFRGLGWEGFWAMLMFVGAFLAGFIYIIRKGALKWED from the coding sequence TTGAGTTCAGCACTTTTAGCCGCTACGAACACTCCTTTCAGCTATTTTCCCATCGTTCTGCAGCTCGGCGCTGCAGTGGGTTTTGTAGCACTGACCATGTTGGCCACCCACTTCCTGGGGCCCAAGAGAAAAACCTCCGATAAGCTCATCAACTTTGAGAGCGGTATCGAGCAGAAGGGCAATGCCCGCCAGCCTGTGGCCATCAAGTACTTCCTGACTGCCATCCTTTTCGTGCTCTTTGATGTGGAAGTGATCTTTTTCTATCCTTATGCCGTGAATTTCCGGGGACTGGGCTGGGAAGGTTTTTGGGCGATGCTGATGTTTGTGGGAGCGTTCCTGGCAGGTTTTATTTACATTATCCGCAAGGGGGCGCTGAAGTGGGAAGACTAG